One window of the Sebastes umbrosus isolate fSebUmb1 chromosome 1, fSebUmb1.pri, whole genome shotgun sequence genome contains the following:
- the LOC119492386 gene encoding elastase-1-like: MLVFLLFTTLTATVLAELELQSSYSSIAGRVVGGEEVRYSSSWPWQVSLQYYSAGSYHHFCGGTLIRTGWVMTAAHCVYSSSSIRVVLGDLILHSGHNTEQVRDVHSVYIHPEWNNDSISSGNDIALLRLSSAASVTSYVRPAYLPPYGEILPHNHPCYITGYGRTSTGGSMSNRMRQAYLPVVDHQTCTSSGWWGSTVKTTMICAGGGAQSGCNGDFGGPLSCRVNNSYYVHGVASFVSGMGCNASQKPTVFTRVSAFITWMNSVMDNP; encoded by the exons ATGCTCGTGTTTCTGCTGTTCACCACTCTCACAGCCACAG TGCTGGCTGAGTTGGAGCTTCAGTCCAGCTACAGCAGCATCGCAGGAAGAGTTGTGGGAGGTGAGGAGGTGCGTTATTCCTCCTCCTGGCCTTGGCAG GTCTCTCTCCAGTATTATTCGGCCGGTTCCTATCACCATTTCTGTGGAGGAACACTGATCAGGACAGGATGGGTCATGACCGCTGCTCACTGTGTGTACAG TTCCAGCTCCATTCGTGTGGTCCTCGGTGATCTTATCCTGCACTCGGGCCATAACACTGAGCAAGTAAGGGATGTCCACAGTGTTTATATCCATCCTGAATGGAACAATGACAGCATCTCCTCTGG TAATGACATCGCCTTGCTGCGGCTATCGTCTGCGGCATCAGTGACCTCTTACGTGCGTCCGGCCTATCTGCCTCCTTATGGCGAGATCCTGCCCCATAACCACCCCTGTTACATCACTGGATACGGACGCACCTCCA CTGGTGGGAGTATGTCAAACAGAATGAGGCAGGCCTACCTTCCTGTTGTCGACCACCAGACCTGCACcagctccggctggtggggcAGCACCGTCAAGACCACCATGATTTGTGCTGGAGGAGGCGCTCAGTCAGGATGCAAC GGTGACTTTGGTGGCCCTCTTAGCTGCAGAGTTAACAACAGCTATTATGTCCACGGGGTAGCCAGCTTTGTGTCAGGTATGGGATGCAACGCGTCCCAGAAGCCCACTGTCTTCACCCGCGTCTCCGCCTTCATCACGTGGATGAACTCg GTCATGGACAATCCTTGA